A genomic stretch from Dyella sp. M7H15-1 includes:
- a CDS encoding SCO family protein, translating to MKLSCLVRLAALSTLFTIGLLLSACHQDKQQPWQLTDISGHMPDLSFRLTDDQGKAVTAADYHGKVALLYFGYTHCPDVCPLTLAHLHVVMQQLGKQADDVRILFVSVDPIRDTPAVLHDYVRAFDPHAVGLTGSPADIETLSKRYRAAFTREPGKADGSYDVSHSSGIYVFDGDGKARLLATPTDARDKLVHDLHRLLVPGST from the coding sequence ATGAAGCTGTCATGTCTCGTCCGCCTGGCTGCCCTGTCAACACTGTTCACGATAGGTTTACTGCTAAGTGCCTGCCATCAGGACAAGCAGCAACCGTGGCAATTGACCGATATCTCCGGACATATGCCGGACCTGTCTTTCCGCCTCACCGATGATCAGGGCAAGGCGGTTACCGCGGCCGATTATCATGGCAAGGTCGCCCTGCTCTACTTCGGCTACACCCATTGTCCCGATGTGTGCCCGCTGACGTTGGCGCACCTGCATGTCGTGATGCAGCAACTTGGCAAACAGGCTGATGATGTACGCATCCTTTTCGTCAGCGTCGATCCAATCCGCGATACACCGGCCGTACTGCACGATTACGTGCGCGCTTTCGATCCACATGCTGTTGGCCTGACCGGTTCGCCGGCCGATATCGAAACCCTAAGCAAGCGTTATCGCGCGGCGTTCACTCGCGAACCCGGCAAGGCCGACGGCAGCTACGATGTTAGTCACAGTTCCGGCATCTACGTGTTTGATGGTGACGGCAAAGCTCGGCTACTGGCCACGCCCACCGATGCTCGGGACAAGCTGGTGCATGATCTGCATCGGTTGTTGGTGCCAGGGAGTACATGA
- a CDS encoding copper chaperone PCu(A)C, protein MRYVVLLLATALLSIGNLHASQADHVTTSHAWIRLLPVKLPASGYVTLQNHSATAVTLVSAHSSAYAFVRLHQSTVASSGMSNMSMVAQLDIPAQGKVTLAPAGYHLMLEDPHRALEPGDIVDITLDFSDGSQLPVHFLVRPANADSN, encoded by the coding sequence ATGCGATACGTAGTCTTGCTGCTGGCGACAGCCTTGCTCTCCATTGGAAACCTCCACGCATCACAAGCCGACCACGTGACGACCAGCCACGCCTGGATCCGCCTGTTGCCCGTCAAGCTTCCTGCTAGCGGCTATGTCACCTTGCAGAACCATAGCGCCACTGCCGTCACCCTCGTTTCGGCACATAGCAGCGCCTATGCCTTCGTGAGGCTGCATCAAAGCACGGTAGCAAGCAGCGGCATGAGCAACATGAGCATGGTCGCGCAACTGGATATACCCGCACAGGGCAAGGTCACGCTGGCACCGGCTGGCTATCACCTGATGCTGGAAGATCCCCATCGCGCACTGGAGCCCGGCGATATCGTGGATATCACCCTGGATTTTTCGGATGGGAGCCAATTACCGGTGCATTTTCTGGTACGCCCAGCCAATGCTGATTCGAATTGA
- a CDS encoding cytochrome c oxidase assembly protein — translation MIAALLKWMVPWEFSWVFLASFLTACVLYWRGCHRLPVSFGRRLAFWTGMVVVYLSLQTYFDFYAEHEFFMHRIQQLLLHHLAPLVIVASYPRSVLRAGLPLNVRVRVLRPALRSWPWRLISAVLLNPAVATVLFVVFVLIWLITPMQTLAMLDWRVYRFMNWSMIVSGFIYWWLILDHRPRPPGRMLPGLRVLSPGITMAPQILAGAIITFSKTDLYPIFEICGRAFQFNVFTGQLIGGIIIWVPAATIETVGGLLAMRQWLRLSRTGRLRRQLLTRQSAAKAVSVGSG, via the coding sequence ATGATTGCCGCGTTGCTAAAATGGATGGTGCCCTGGGAATTCTCGTGGGTATTCCTTGCGAGCTTCCTCACCGCGTGCGTGCTGTATTGGCGCGGTTGCCACCGGTTACCGGTGAGCTTTGGCCGACGGCTGGCATTCTGGACCGGCATGGTGGTGGTCTATCTGAGCCTGCAGACCTATTTCGATTTCTATGCGGAGCATGAATTCTTCATGCACCGTATCCAACAGTTGCTGTTGCACCATTTGGCGCCGTTGGTGATCGTCGCGTCTTATCCGAGATCGGTATTGCGGGCAGGTTTGCCGCTCAACGTGCGGGTGCGCGTGCTTCGCCCTGCGTTACGTAGTTGGCCATGGCGGCTGATCAGCGCTGTGCTGCTGAATCCGGCGGTGGCGACAGTGCTGTTTGTGGTCTTCGTCCTGATCTGGCTGATCACTCCCATGCAGACGCTGGCCATGCTCGACTGGCGCGTGTACCGCTTCATGAACTGGTCGATGATCGTCAGCGGCTTCATCTACTGGTGGCTGATCCTTGATCATAGACCGCGCCCACCAGGGCGCATGCTGCCGGGACTGCGCGTGTTGTCACCCGGCATCACCATGGCGCCGCAGATTCTGGCTGGCGCCATCATTACTTTCTCCAAGACTGACCTGTATCCCATTTTCGAAATCTGCGGGCGCGCGTTCCAGTTCAACGTGTTCACCGGGCAGTTGATTGGCGGCATCATCATCTGGGTGCCTGCCGCCACCATTGAAACCGTTGGCGGCCTGCTGGCGATGCGCCAATGGCTTCGGTTATCGCGTACTGGTCGCCTTCGCCGCCAGTTGCTTACGCGGCAGTCTGCGGCGAAAGCTGTTTCCGTCGGCAGTGGTTGA